The Kitasatospora setae KM-6054 genome contains a region encoding:
- a CDS encoding SsgA family sporulation/cell division regulator — MPCDPLSAPSDPPTAATPTGGSRSGAVAPPATVEEVLELRIALDQDLVGEVRTRFRYAAAAPYEVRLTFHLGRPDEADWVFSRDLLRDGLQALSGQGDVKLWPAQCPCHGPTLHLALQSPHGSALLEASQPQVRAWLERTYRVVPDGSIEELLPSDEELAELLAGG; from the coding sequence ATGCCGTGCGACCCCCTGTCCGCCCCTTCCGACCCGCCGACCGCCGCCACCCCCACGGGCGGCAGCCGGAGCGGAGCCGTCGCACCCCCCGCGACGGTGGAGGAAGTGCTGGAGCTGCGGATCGCGTTGGACCAGGACCTGGTCGGTGAAGTGCGCACCCGTTTCCGTTACGCGGCCGCCGCCCCGTACGAGGTGCGCCTCACCTTCCACCTGGGACGTCCCGACGAAGCGGACTGGGTATTCTCCCGTGACCTGCTGCGCGACGGCCTGCAGGCGCTCAGCGGGCAGGGCGACGTCAAGCTGTGGCCCGCGCAGTGCCCCTGCCACGGGCCGACCCTGCACCTGGCCCTGCAGTCCCCGCACGGCAGCGCCCTGCTGGAGGCGTCGCAGCCGCAGGTGCGGGCCTGGCTGGAACGCACCTACCGCGTGGTGCCGGACGGCAGCATCGAGGAACTCCTGCCGAGCGACGAGGAGTTGGCCGAGCTGCTGGCCGGCGGCTGA
- the pepN gene encoding aminopeptidase N produces MPALQRSEATVRARLLEVDGYHVDLDLTRGPDRFGSTTVIRFRCAEPGADSFVDVDPAVLRSAVLNGRPLDPAALDGNRLALPGLRAENELRVDAEMRYSRTGEGLHRYTDPADDAVYVYATCGPDLAAKVFACFDQPDLKAPFTLTATAPEDWTLVGNGAEVSGEKGSWEFAPTKPISTYLFTVVGGPLHSVRGEHDGIPLGLHARRSLAAELDREAAELFEVTAASLDRLHELFDERYPFGEYHQAFVPEFNWGAMENPGCVVFRDEMLFRSPATHDERERRAMVVCHEMAHMWFGDLVTMRWWDDLWLNESFAEMLGYRIAAEATRFTGTWTGFSAQRKGWGYDADQRASTHPVAGNGTRSVAEAMVNFDGISYAKGASALRQLVAWLGDDAFFAGLNAYFADHLYGNAELPDFLAALSASSGRDVPGWADAWLRTSGVDTLRAETERAADGTLTALTVVNEGSRPHLIEVGGYRVEDGRVVPAGRAAVELGPGRRVAVPAPVEAGATLVVPNDGDLTWAKIRLDEHSWRAVRESLSAIEDDVTRAVLWEHARDLVRDAEVDPAVYLDLMERHLPAETSDSIVERVLTFARAFVVARYLPAARRADGLAAVSRTARALLAGGGSEGIRLAALRAAVESSGGDAQLAELRGWLAGDGLPGGLTLGPELRWAAIARLAALGHADEDAIAAEEARDPGSEAEFGAARARAARPGEAAKAAAWDLLFTPDAVSNRILEATARGFWASGDPERQTGYALRFFERITEAADRSDTVTRLLGQNLFPDAEATPEAVAAAEAVLADPALTPALRRNLADSADDLRRTRAVRVAFGG; encoded by the coding sequence ATGCCAGCACTGCAACGATCCGAAGCGACTGTCCGTGCCCGCCTGCTGGAGGTCGACGGCTACCACGTCGACCTCGACCTGACCCGGGGCCCGGACCGGTTCGGCAGCACCACCGTGATCCGGTTCCGGTGCGCCGAGCCGGGCGCCGACAGCTTCGTCGACGTCGACCCCGCCGTCCTGCGCTCCGCCGTCCTCAACGGGCGGCCGCTGGACCCGGCCGCCCTGGACGGCAACCGGCTCGCGCTGCCCGGCCTGCGGGCCGAGAACGAGCTGCGGGTCGACGCCGAGATGCGCTACTCGCGCACCGGCGAGGGCCTGCACCGCTACACCGACCCGGCCGACGACGCGGTGTACGTGTACGCCACCTGCGGACCCGACCTGGCCGCCAAGGTGTTCGCCTGCTTCGACCAGCCCGACCTGAAGGCCCCGTTCACCCTCACCGCCACCGCCCCCGAGGACTGGACCCTGGTCGGCAACGGCGCCGAGGTCTCCGGCGAGAAGGGGAGTTGGGAGTTCGCGCCGACCAAGCCGATCTCCACCTACCTGTTCACCGTGGTCGGCGGCCCGCTGCACTCGGTGCGCGGCGAGCACGACGGCATCCCGCTCGGCCTGCACGCCCGCCGCTCGCTCGCCGCCGAACTCGACCGCGAGGCGGCCGAGTTGTTCGAGGTCACTGCGGCCTCGCTGGACCGGCTGCACGAACTCTTCGACGAGCGCTACCCGTTCGGCGAGTACCACCAGGCGTTCGTCCCCGAGTTCAACTGGGGCGCGATGGAGAACCCCGGCTGCGTGGTCTTCCGCGACGAGATGCTGTTCCGCTCCCCGGCCACCCACGACGAGCGCGAACGCCGCGCCATGGTGGTCTGCCACGAGATGGCCCACATGTGGTTCGGCGACCTCGTCACCATGCGCTGGTGGGACGACCTGTGGCTGAACGAGTCCTTCGCCGAGATGCTCGGCTACCGGATCGCCGCCGAGGCCACCCGCTTCACCGGCACCTGGACCGGCTTCTCCGCCCAGCGCAAGGGCTGGGGCTACGACGCCGACCAGCGCGCCTCCACCCACCCGGTGGCCGGCAACGGCACCCGCTCGGTCGCCGAGGCGATGGTCAACTTCGACGGCATCTCCTACGCCAAGGGCGCCTCCGCGCTGCGCCAGCTCGTCGCCTGGCTCGGCGACGACGCCTTCTTCGCCGGCCTGAACGCGTACTTCGCCGACCACCTCTACGGCAACGCCGAACTCCCGGACTTCCTCGCCGCGCTGAGCGCCAGCAGCGGCCGCGACGTGCCCGGCTGGGCGGACGCCTGGCTGCGCACCAGCGGCGTCGACACGCTGCGCGCCGAGACCGAGCGGGCCGCCGACGGCACCCTCACCGCGCTCACCGTCGTCAACGAGGGCAGCCGGCCGCACCTGATCGAGGTCGGCGGCTACCGGGTCGAGGACGGCCGGGTCGTCCCGGCCGGCCGCGCCGCCGTCGAACTCGGCCCCGGCCGCCGGGTCGCCGTCCCCGCCCCGGTCGAGGCCGGCGCCACCCTGGTCGTCCCCAACGACGGCGACCTCACCTGGGCCAAGATCCGCCTGGACGAGCACAGTTGGCGCGCGGTGCGGGAGTCGCTGTCCGCGATCGAGGACGACGTCACCCGCGCCGTCCTGTGGGAGCACGCCCGCGACCTCGTCCGGGACGCCGAGGTCGACCCCGCGGTCTACCTCGACCTGATGGAACGCCACCTGCCCGCCGAGACCTCCGACAGCATCGTCGAACGCGTCCTCACCTTCGCCCGCGCCTTCGTCGTCGCCCGCTACCTGCCCGCCGCCCGCCGCGCGGACGGCCTGGCCGCCGTCAGCCGCACCGCCCGGGCCCTGCTGGCCGGCGGCGGCAGCGAGGGCATCCGGCTGGCCGCGCTCCGGGCCGCCGTCGAGAGCAGCGGCGGCGACGCCCAACTCGCCGAACTGCGCGGCTGGCTGGCCGGCGACGGGCTCCCCGGCGGGCTGACCCTCGGACCGGAACTGCGCTGGGCCGCGATCGCCCGACTCGCCGCGCTCGGCCACGCCGACGAGGACGCGATCGCCGCCGAGGAAGCCCGCGACCCGGGCAGCGAAGCCGAGTTCGGCGCCGCCAGGGCCCGGGCCGCCCGACCCGGGGAGGCCGCCAAGGCCGCCGCCTGGGACCTGCTCTTCACCCCCGACGCCGTCTCCAACCGGATCCTGGAGGCCACCGCCCGCGGCTTCTGGGCCTCCGGCGACCCCGAACGGCAGACCGGCTACGCGCTGCGCTTCTTCGAGCGGATCACCGAGGCCGCCGACCGCAGCGACACCGTCACCCGGCTGCTCGGCCAGAACCTCTTCCCCGACGCCGAAGCCACCCCCGAGGCGGTCGCGGCGGCGGAGGCCGTCCTCGCCGACCCCGCGCTGACGCCCGCGCTGCGGCGCAACCTCGCCGACTCCGCGGACGATCTGCGGCGGACCCGGGCCGTGCGGGTCGCCTTCGGCGGGTAG
- the pruA gene encoding L-glutamate gamma-semialdehyde dehydrogenase, with protein MDAVTQVPAPVNEPVHSYAPGSPERARLEAKLKELGGQGPIQLTMTINGEQRLGAGSEIHVVQPHNHAARLGTLRNATQDDAREAIDTALAAAPAWQALSFDSRAAIFLRAADLLAGPWRETLAAATMLGQSKTAQQAEIDTPCELVDFLRFNVHFARQILAEQPISSDGVWNRTDHRPLEGFVYAITPFNFTAIAGNLPTAPALMGNVVIWKPSPTQQFAAHYLMRLLEAAGLPKGVINMVTGDGLAVSEVALKHPALAGIHFTGSTATFQHLWRTVGENIAGYRTYPRIVGETGGKDFLVAHPSADKAVLKTAMTRGAFEFQGQKCSALSRAYVPASLWAEIKDDFRDEVEWLTMGDVSDLANFMGAVIDDRSFAKNKAAIDRAKADPQVEVLAGGTYDDSVGYFVRPTVLVCQDPAAEYFRDEYFGPILAVHVYQDEDYDEMLAQMESVSSYGLTGSIIAQDRAAVEHAMRVLRNAAGNFYINDKPTGAVVGQQPFGGGRASGTNDKAGAKQNLTRWTSTRSIKETFVPPTDYRYPHMG; from the coding sequence ATGGATGCTGTGACCCAGGTCCCCGCGCCGGTGAACGAGCCGGTCCACAGCTACGCCCCCGGCAGCCCCGAACGGGCCCGGCTGGAGGCCAAGCTGAAGGAGCTGGGCGGCCAGGGGCCGATCCAGCTGACCATGACGATCAACGGTGAGCAGCGCCTCGGCGCCGGCTCCGAGATCCACGTGGTGCAGCCGCACAACCACGCGGCGCGGCTCGGCACCCTGCGCAACGCCACCCAGGACGACGCGCGGGAGGCCATCGACACCGCGCTGGCCGCCGCGCCGGCCTGGCAGGCGCTCTCCTTCGACTCCCGCGCCGCGATCTTCCTGCGCGCCGCGGACCTGCTGGCCGGGCCGTGGCGGGAGACCCTCGCCGCGGCCACCATGCTCGGCCAGTCGAAGACCGCCCAGCAGGCGGAGATCGACACCCCCTGCGAGCTGGTCGACTTCCTGCGCTTCAACGTGCACTTCGCCCGGCAGATCCTCGCCGAGCAGCCGATCTCCTCCGACGGCGTGTGGAACCGCACCGACCACCGCCCGCTGGAGGGCTTCGTCTACGCGATCACCCCGTTCAACTTCACCGCGATCGCCGGCAACCTGCCGACCGCGCCCGCGCTGATGGGCAACGTGGTGATCTGGAAGCCGTCCCCGACCCAGCAGTTCGCCGCGCACTACCTGATGCGCCTGCTGGAGGCCGCCGGCCTGCCCAAGGGCGTCATCAACATGGTGACCGGCGACGGCCTGGCCGTCTCCGAGGTCGCGCTCAAGCACCCCGCGCTGGCCGGCATCCACTTCACCGGCTCCACCGCCACCTTCCAGCACCTGTGGCGCACCGTCGGCGAGAACATCGCCGGCTACCGCACCTACCCGCGGATCGTCGGCGAGACCGGCGGCAAGGACTTCCTGGTCGCCCACCCGTCCGCCGACAAGGCCGTGCTGAAGACCGCGATGACCCGCGGCGCCTTCGAGTTCCAGGGCCAGAAGTGCTCGGCGCTGTCCCGCGCGTACGTCCCCGCCTCGCTCTGGGCCGAGATCAAGGACGACTTCCGCGACGAGGTCGAGTGGCTCACCATGGGCGACGTCAGCGACCTCGCCAACTTCATGGGCGCCGTCATCGACGACCGCTCCTTCGCCAAGAACAAGGCCGCGATCGACCGCGCCAAGGCCGACCCGCAGGTCGAGGTGCTGGCCGGCGGCACGTACGACGACTCGGTCGGCTACTTCGTCCGCCCGACCGTGCTGGTCTGCCAGGACCCGGCGGCCGAGTACTTCCGGGACGAGTACTTCGGCCCGATCCTCGCCGTGCACGTCTACCAGGACGAGGACTACGACGAGATGCTCGCGCAGATGGAGTCGGTCTCCTCGTACGGCCTGACCGGCTCGATCATCGCCCAGGACCGCGCGGCCGTCGAGCACGCGATGCGCGTCCTGCGCAACGCCGCCGGCAACTTCTACATCAACGACAAGCCGACCGGCGCCGTCGTCGGCCAGCAGCCCTTCGGCGGCGGCCGCGCCTCCGGCACCAACGACAAGGCCGGCGCCAAGCAGAACCTGACGCGCTGGACGTCGACCCGCTCCATCAAGGAGACGTTCGTCCCGCCGACGGACTACCGCTACCCGCACATGGGCTGA
- a CDS encoding TerD family protein, producing MVQGGNASLGSARVVVEVTAPKRLDVSGLLLTAAGKVRSDADFVFFNAPQGPGVTHRPGSGATPDAIAVDTAAVPGEISRIVVTASLDDQRATFAGTEPTATVRDADTGRELFTFTPPRLTRETALVVVEVYRRGAEWKVRAVGQGYADGLAGIATDFGVSVEDAPPAAATAAAPQAPAAPAAPPSAPPVPAAAPQAPAAPSSPPPMPSGSPAVGKITLDKGRVNLVKGGSVSLEKAGRPCLASVRMGLGWEPAGRGRNIDLDASVIAFDAKREKLDTAWFMKLSVFNGAIAHSGDNLTGKGGGDDESITVHLGGLPPEVCGLVFVVNSFSGQKFTDIKNAYCRLVDPSTEEELVRFDLAQSEPHTGVAMCKLVRQFSGEWVMTALGEYVDAKTARSMVKPAAAML from the coding sequence CTGGTGCAGGGCGGCAACGCGTCCCTGGGCTCGGCCCGGGTGGTGGTCGAGGTCACCGCACCCAAGCGACTGGACGTGTCGGGGCTGCTGTTGACGGCGGCCGGCAAGGTCCGTTCGGACGCCGACTTCGTGTTCTTCAACGCCCCGCAGGGGCCCGGCGTGACGCACCGCCCGGGCTCCGGCGCGACGCCGGACGCGATCGCGGTGGACACCGCGGCGGTGCCCGGCGAGATCTCCCGGATCGTGGTCACCGCCTCGCTCGACGACCAGCGGGCGACCTTCGCCGGCACCGAGCCGACCGCGACCGTGCGGGACGCCGACACCGGCCGCGAGCTGTTCACCTTCACCCCGCCGCGGCTGACCCGGGAGACCGCCCTGGTCGTCGTCGAGGTCTACCGGCGCGGCGCCGAGTGGAAGGTCCGCGCGGTCGGCCAGGGGTACGCGGACGGGCTGGCGGGCATCGCCACCGACTTCGGCGTCTCGGTCGAGGACGCGCCCCCGGCCGCGGCCACCGCCGCCGCGCCGCAGGCCCCCGCGGCCCCGGCCGCGCCGCCGTCCGCCCCGCCGGTGCCGGCCGCCGCCCCGCAGGCGCCCGCCGCCCCGTCGTCCCCGCCGCCGATGCCGTCCGGCTCGCCCGCGGTCGGCAAGATCACCCTCGACAAGGGCCGGGTCAACCTGGTCAAGGGCGGCTCGGTCTCGCTGGAGAAGGCCGGCCGGCCGTGCCTCGCCTCGGTCCGGATGGGCCTCGGCTGGGAGCCCGCCGGGCGCGGCCGCAACATCGACCTGGACGCCTCGGTGATCGCCTTCGACGCCAAGCGCGAGAAGCTCGACACCGCCTGGTTCATGAAGCTGTCGGTGTTCAACGGCGCGATCGCCCACTCCGGCGACAACCTGACCGGCAAGGGCGGCGGCGACGACGAGTCGATCACCGTGCACCTGGGCGGCCTGCCGCCGGAGGTCTGCGGCCTGGTCTTCGTGGTCAACTCCTTCTCCGGGCAGAAGTTCACCGACATCAAGAACGCGTACTGCCGGCTGGTCGACCCGTCCACCGAGGAGGAGCTGGTCCGCTTCGACCTGGCCCAGTCCGAGCCGCACACCGGCGTCGCGATGTGCAAGCTGGTCCGCCAGTTCTCCGGCGAGTGGGTGATGACCGCGCTCGGCGAGTACGTCGACGCCAAGACCGCCCGCAGCATGGTCAAGCCCGCCGCCGCGATGCTCTGA
- a CDS encoding proline dehydrogenase family protein has protein sequence MLRSALLAASRSPQVRTMVEKFPPTHAIVERFVAGDRLDQGVDATEKLVTSGRKVTLDHLGEDTKDADQAAGTALAYEHLLTALKETGLAADAEVSVKLSAVGQFLPVDGEKIALENARRICEAAAAAGTTVTLDMEDHTTTDSTLAIARELRADFPWLGVVLQAYLRRTEADCRDLSHEGSRVRICKGAYKEPESVAFQGKRDVDLAYVRALKVLMAGEGYPMVASHDPNMIKIAGQLAEWNKRDVSSFEYQMLYGIRPEEQLRLAEAGNTMRVYLPYGQEWYGYFMRRLAERPANLTFFLRAMATRG, from the coding sequence ATGCTCCGTTCCGCCCTCCTCGCCGCCTCGCGCTCCCCGCAGGTGCGCACCATGGTCGAGAAGTTCCCGCCCACCCACGCGATCGTCGAGCGCTTCGTCGCCGGCGACCGGCTCGACCAGGGCGTGGACGCCACCGAGAAGCTGGTCACCAGCGGACGCAAGGTCACCCTCGACCACCTCGGCGAGGACACCAAGGACGCCGACCAGGCCGCCGGCACCGCGCTCGCCTACGAGCACCTGCTGACCGCCCTCAAGGAGACCGGCCTCGCCGCGGACGCCGAGGTCTCGGTCAAGCTCTCCGCGGTCGGCCAGTTCCTGCCGGTCGACGGCGAGAAGATCGCGCTGGAGAACGCCCGCCGGATCTGCGAGGCGGCCGCCGCCGCCGGCACCACGGTGACCCTCGACATGGAGGACCACACCACCACCGACTCCACCCTGGCCATCGCCCGCGAGCTGCGCGCCGACTTCCCGTGGCTGGGCGTCGTCCTCCAGGCGTACCTGCGCCGCACCGAGGCCGACTGCCGCGACCTCTCCCACGAGGGCTCCCGGGTCCGGATCTGCAAGGGCGCCTACAAGGAGCCCGAGTCGGTCGCCTTCCAGGGCAAGCGCGACGTCGACCTCGCGTACGTCCGCGCGCTCAAGGTCCTGATGGCCGGCGAGGGCTACCCGATGGTCGCCTCGCACGACCCCAACATGATCAAGATCGCCGGCCAGCTCGCCGAGTGGAACAAGCGCGACGTCTCCTCCTTCGAGTACCAGATGCTCTACGGCATCCGCCCCGAGGAGCAGCTCCGCCTCGCCGAGGCCGGCAACACCATGCGCGTCTACCTCCCCTACGGCCAGGAGTGGTACGGCTACTTCATGCGCCGCCTCGCGGAGCGCCCCGCGAACCTGACCTTCTTCCTGCGCGCGATGGCGACCCGCGGCTGA
- a CDS encoding M56 family metallopeptidase encodes MTIAVWAPLLLPLLAAPLARRLAEQLAPRAAALTLAATAVALGAATLASLGLLTVTGLLHLPYGAALAHLSPAHWHPSELSDLEWLPTAAAAGTALLAVAALAARAARHQYADLRRARTATGGAPAGPGAPGPHRRRPGPADPVLTVLTDDRADAYALPGRPPRIVATTGMLAALTEPERAALLAHERAHLAGRHHLLLAAAEYAAVCHPALRPLRPALGYHLERWADECAAAAVGDRALTARAIGRAALAAARRPGPPRPRLSPAATTGPVPRRVRALLTAPAPPRARRPLRALAALALACCLTTTAAAAAEAGHDFHEAVETAQSP; translated from the coding sequence GTGACGATCGCCGTCTGGGCCCCGCTGCTGCTGCCGCTGCTGGCCGCCCCGCTCGCCCGCCGGCTCGCCGAGCAGCTCGCCCCGCGCGCCGCCGCCCTCACCCTGGCCGCCACCGCCGTCGCCCTGGGCGCCGCCACCCTGGCCTCGCTCGGCCTGCTGACCGTCACCGGCCTGCTGCACCTGCCGTACGGCGCCGCGCTCGCCCACCTCTCCCCCGCGCACTGGCACCCCAGCGAGCTCTCCGACCTGGAGTGGCTGCCCACCGCCGCCGCGGCCGGCACCGCGCTGCTCGCCGTCGCCGCGCTGGCCGCCCGCGCCGCCCGCCACCAGTACGCCGACCTGCGCCGGGCCCGCACCGCCACCGGCGGCGCCCCGGCCGGCCCGGGCGCGCCCGGCCCGCACCGCCGCCGCCCCGGCCCGGCCGACCCCGTCCTCACCGTCCTCACCGACGACCGCGCCGACGCGTACGCGCTGCCCGGCCGCCCGCCCCGGATCGTCGCCACCACCGGCATGCTGGCCGCCCTCACCGAGCCCGAGCGTGCCGCCCTGCTCGCCCACGAGCGCGCCCACCTGGCCGGCCGCCACCACCTGCTGCTGGCCGCCGCCGAGTACGCCGCCGTCTGCCACCCCGCACTGCGGCCGCTGCGCCCGGCCCTCGGCTACCACCTGGAGCGCTGGGCCGACGAGTGCGCCGCCGCCGCCGTCGGCGACCGGGCCCTGACCGCCCGGGCGATCGGCCGCGCCGCGCTCGCCGCCGCCCGCCGGCCCGGCCCGCCGCGCCCCCGCCTCAGCCCCGCGGCCACCACCGGACCGGTCCCCCGCCGCGTCCGCGCCCTGCTCACCGCCCCCGCCCCGCCGCGCGCCCGCCGCCCGCTGCGCGCTCTGGCCGCCCTCGCGCTGGCCTGCTGCCTGACCACCACCGCCGCGGCCGCCGCCGAGGCCGGCCACGACTTCCACGAGGCCGTGGAGACCGCCCAGAGCCCCTGA
- a CDS encoding GAF domain-containing protein — MRRSGGGETPPTRSEIGDSWARLRRLGLDQERTREVPRLQPAELEEARRTVGLAQVLPVLRSTLFPADDCAPVVFALADPKARILWWDGEHRLKRDADTLGFGPGALWSEDEVGTNGIGLAARTARPSTVHSVEHYLHSHRGWSCVAVPVRDPRTGRLAGVVNLSGPAAEGHPYLRQLTVTAARLAETELRAGHLEALHRLRTVAVPLLARFGGPALVVDGSGWTAAAVGVPGPPRLALPPESWGAGGVRWVPTLGECAVEPLADGWLVRPSLPRPAELAEQAESAELELDLRRPGSPELRVRGSAGAWSHTPSPRHAELLLLLALHRDGLSAAQLADALFADPARTVTVRAELSRLRRHLGALLEARPYRLANCAGVVVLGPDEPHDLLPGSLSPTVRALRADLARGVRRLPGPRQPPASSSANSSSLGRSSSMLPSGTTR; from the coding sequence ATGCGGCGGAGCGGAGGCGGCGAGACACCGCCCACCCGGTCGGAGATAGGCGACTCCTGGGCGCGGCTGCGCCGGCTCGGACTGGACCAGGAACGCACCCGCGAGGTCCCCCGGCTGCAACCGGCCGAGCTGGAGGAGGCCCGCCGCACGGTCGGCCTGGCGCAGGTGCTGCCGGTGCTGCGCTCCACGCTCTTCCCGGCCGACGACTGCGCGCCGGTGGTGTTCGCGCTGGCCGACCCGAAGGCCCGGATCCTGTGGTGGGACGGCGAGCACCGGCTGAAACGGGACGCCGACACGCTGGGCTTCGGCCCCGGCGCGCTCTGGTCGGAGGACGAGGTCGGCACCAACGGCATCGGCCTGGCCGCCCGCACCGCCCGCCCGAGCACCGTCCACTCGGTCGAGCACTACCTGCACAGCCACCGCGGCTGGAGCTGCGTGGCGGTGCCGGTCCGCGACCCGCGCACCGGCCGGCTGGCGGGCGTGGTGAACCTGAGCGGCCCGGCCGCCGAAGGCCACCCCTACCTGCGGCAGCTGACCGTGACGGCGGCCCGGCTGGCCGAGACCGAGCTGCGGGCCGGCCACCTGGAGGCGCTGCACCGGCTGCGCACCGTCGCGGTGCCGCTGCTGGCCCGCTTCGGCGGCCCGGCGCTGGTGGTGGACGGCTCGGGCTGGACGGCCGCCGCGGTGGGCGTGCCCGGGCCGCCCCGGCTCGCGCTGCCGCCGGAGAGCTGGGGCGCCGGCGGGGTCCGCTGGGTGCCGACGCTGGGCGAGTGCGCGGTGGAGCCGCTGGCCGACGGCTGGCTGGTCCGCCCGTCGCTGCCGCGGCCGGCCGAACTCGCCGAACAGGCCGAGTCGGCCGAGCTGGAGCTGGACCTGCGCCGCCCGGGGAGCCCCGAACTGCGGGTGCGCGGCAGCGCGGGCGCCTGGTCGCACACCCCGAGCCCGCGGCACGCCGAACTGCTCCTGCTGCTGGCCCTGCACCGGGACGGCCTGAGCGCCGCGCAGCTCGCCGACGCGCTGTTCGCCGACCCGGCCCGCACGGTCACCGTCCGGGCCGAACTCTCGCGGCTGAGGCGCCACTTGGGCGCCCTGCTGGAAGCCCGCCCGTACCGGCTGGCGAACTGCGCCGGGGTCGTCGTGCTCGGCCCGGACGAGCCGCACGACCTGCTGCCCGGCTCGCTCTCGCCGACCGTCCGGGCGCTCCGGGCCGACCTGGCCCGCGGCGTCCGGCGGCTGCCGGGCCCCCGTCAGCCGCCGGCCAGCAGCTCGGCCAACTCCTCGTCGCTCGGCAGGAGTTCCTCGATGCTGCCGTCCGGCACCACGCGGTAG
- a CDS encoding PucR family transcriptional regulator — protein MTGLPLRQLLMSLGEPLVELQAAPAGLDVPVRHVSILDPEDPPTAAPGELVLAIGARGRAALPALRAAGRARAAAVAVKLDGPGQADALREAATEAGVALLSVRRETRWEHLDSLARTLLTGADDPDGPGGPEPGGPTAGDLFSLAQTVAVLTGGIVSIEDTSSRVLAYSRTSETDEVDDLRRLSILGRQGPEPYLAKLREWGVFSHLRGSEGAIEIAAHPELGIRRRLAIAIRSGAQPLGTIWVQEGSRPLTDTAEQALVGAARVAAGQLVRRRRELSADTRLTQTLLTGLLEGSTGPQSLATHLGLDLRRPATVLAYAPAATDGRDAELSRDEVTGLISVHTAARHRGALLAPVDSRVYVLLPELPPGLPAATLRDWTQETVDAARDHLSIPLRAAIGPTVPGLADVPASRAQADRILDAMGRGGVVPDVAALQDVQAEVLVSEVVALLQDRPELRDPRLTALAGYDARHHTRLAESVLAYLDALGEVRAAADALHIHPNTLRYRVRRAEQLTGLDLAQPQQRLLAMLQLRLPEH, from the coding sequence ATGACCGGCCTCCCGCTGCGCCAACTGCTGATGTCGCTCGGCGAACCCCTGGTCGAACTGCAGGCCGCGCCGGCCGGGCTGGACGTCCCGGTGCGGCACGTGTCGATCCTCGACCCGGAGGACCCGCCGACCGCCGCGCCGGGCGAACTCGTGCTGGCCATCGGCGCCCGCGGCCGGGCCGCGCTGCCCGCGCTGCGCGCCGCCGGACGGGCCCGGGCCGCCGCCGTCGCCGTCAAGCTGGACGGGCCGGGGCAGGCGGACGCGCTGCGCGAGGCCGCCACCGAGGCGGGCGTGGCGCTGCTGTCGGTGCGCCGGGAGACCCGCTGGGAGCACCTCGACTCGCTGGCCCGCACCCTGCTGACCGGCGCCGACGACCCGGACGGGCCCGGCGGCCCCGAGCCGGGCGGGCCGACCGCCGGCGACCTGTTCTCGCTGGCCCAGACCGTCGCCGTGCTGACTGGCGGCATCGTCTCGATCGAGGACACCTCCAGCCGGGTGCTGGCCTACTCGCGCACCTCGGAGACCGACGAGGTGGACGACCTGCGCCGGCTCTCCATCCTCGGCCGGCAGGGCCCGGAGCCGTACCTGGCCAAGCTCCGCGAGTGGGGCGTCTTCTCGCACCTGCGCGGCTCCGAGGGCGCGATCGAGATCGCCGCCCACCCGGAGCTGGGCATCCGCCGCCGGCTGGCGATCGCGATCCGCTCCGGCGCGCAGCCGCTCGGCACCATCTGGGTGCAGGAGGGCTCCCGCCCGCTGACCGACACCGCCGAGCAGGCGCTGGTCGGCGCGGCCCGCGTCGCGGCCGGCCAACTGGTGCGCCGCCGCCGGGAGTTGTCGGCCGACACCCGGCTGACCCAGACCCTGCTGACCGGCCTGCTGGAGGGCTCCACCGGCCCGCAGTCGCTCGCCACCCACCTCGGCCTGGACCTGCGCCGCCCGGCCACCGTCCTGGCCTACGCGCCCGCCGCCACCGACGGCCGGGACGCCGAGCTCTCCCGCGACGAGGTGACCGGCCTGATCTCGGTGCACACCGCCGCCCGGCACCGCGGCGCGCTGCTCGCCCCGGTCGACTCCCGGGTCTACGTGCTGCTGCCCGAGCTCCCGCCCGGCCTGCCGGCCGCCACCCTGCGCGACTGGACCCAGGAGACCGTGGACGCCGCCCGCGACCACCTCTCCATCCCGCTGCGGGCCGCGATCGGCCCCACCGTCCCGGGCCTGGCGGACGTCCCCGCCTCCCGCGCGCAGGCCGACCGGATCCTCGACGCGATGGGCCGCGGCGGCGTCGTCCCGGACGTCGCGGCGCTCCAGGACGTCCAGGCCGAGGTGCTGGTCTCCGAGGTCGTCGCACTGCTCCAGGACCGCCCCGAGCTGCGCGACCCCCGGCTGACCGCGCTGGCCGGCTACGACGCCCGGCACCACACCCGGCTCGCCGAGTCCGTCCTCGCCTACCTCGACGCCCTCGGCGAGGTCCGCGCCGCGGCCGACGCCCTGCACATCCACCCCAACACCCTGCGCTACCGCGTCCGCCGGGCCGAGCAGCTCACCGGCCTGGACCTCGCCCAGCCCCAGCAGCGGCTGCTGGCCATGCTCCAGCTGAGGCTCCCGGAGCACTGA